The Sediminispirochaeta smaragdinae DSM 11293 genome has a segment encoding these proteins:
- a CDS encoding endonuclease III domain-containing protein, translating into MIEPQTLYQLFMELYGPRGWWPVVTDAGNQGHDAKGYHPLDYSIPATAHRRFEIALGAILTQNTAWRNVRLCLESLDEAGAIDMQRLLALSDERLEALIRSSGYYRQKARKLKTLARFFLENGYGEVSAASTPSREELLSLWGIGEETADSILLYAFGVPVLVIDAYTRRILARLKGEELSDREIRDYLSSATEGKAVKQQRRILNEFHALFVEHGKTRCAKRSPDCDHCGIKAWCKGPF; encoded by the coding sequence GTGATAGAGCCACAGACTCTTTATCAGCTATTCATGGAACTTTACGGCCCGCGTGGTTGGTGGCCCGTGGTGACCGATGCGGGAAACCAAGGCCACGATGCGAAGGGATACCATCCCTTGGATTATAGTATCCCCGCCACGGCACACCGTCGTTTCGAAATTGCTCTCGGAGCAATATTGACCCAAAACACCGCATGGCGTAATGTCCGCCTTTGCCTGGAGTCCTTGGATGAAGCGGGGGCAATCGATATGCAGCGACTGCTCGCTCTTTCCGACGAGCGGCTTGAGGCACTCATTCGCTCCTCGGGATATTATCGGCAGAAGGCGAGGAAATTGAAAACTCTTGCCCGTTTTTTCCTGGAGAATGGCTACGGGGAAGTATCTGCCGCATCGACGCCGAGTCGCGAAGAATTGCTTTCACTTTGGGGCATAGGCGAAGAAACCGCGGATTCGATTTTACTTTACGCTTTTGGTGTTCCGGTGCTTGTCATCGACGCCTATACCCGGCGGATACTTGCTCGTTTAAAGGGTGAGGAACTCTCGGATAGGGAGATACGCGACTATCTTTCCTCCGCAACCGAGGGAAAAGCTGTAAAACAGCAACGTAGGATTCTCAATGAATTTCATGCCCTCTTTGTCGAACATGGAAAAACCAGATGTGCCAAGCGTTCCCCCGATTGCGACCATTGCGGAATAAAAGCCTGGTGTAAAGGCCCGTTCTAA
- a CDS encoding ABC-F family ATP-binding cassette domain-containing protein: MITASNIMLRFGERVLFKDVTIKFTPGNCYGVIGANGAGKSTFLNILSGELDSDAGEIIISTGERLSVLRQDHFAFDEHTVLETVIMGHKELYSVKAERDAIYEKSDFTEEDGIRAAELEGQFADLGGWEAEAEAGQLLSGLGIAESLLETKMGELEPGDKVRVLLAQALFGNPDILLLDEPTNHLDLESINWLEDFLLRFSNTVIVVSHDRHFLNTVCTHIADIDFGKIQLYVGNYDFWYMSSQLAAKQRKDEKKRREDKSAELKEFIQRFSSNASKARQATSRKKLLEKLTIDDIKPSSRRFPYVGFKPERECGKNVLEVKGLSASFEGEKLFENLDFAVNRGDKIAFVGPMHQAKTTLFDILSGKADPDAGSYDWGVTITPSYFPKNNISFFENEMNLTDWLRQFTESDDEAWIRGFLGRMLFSGDEAMKSVKVLSGGEKVRCMLSKMMLSGANVLIFDEPTNHLDLESITALNNGLIEFPEVLLFTSHDHQFVHTIANRIIEFTPSGIIDRMMPFDDYLASEDVRAVRDQMYHEHLRLTI; the protein is encoded by the coding sequence GTGATTACTGCAAGCAATATCATGCTCCGTTTCGGGGAGCGGGTCCTTTTTAAGGACGTTACTATCAAATTTACTCCGGGGAACTGCTATGGAGTCATAGGCGCCAACGGAGCGGGAAAATCCACCTTTCTCAATATTCTTTCGGGAGAGTTGGATTCCGATGCGGGAGAAATCATTATCAGCACTGGAGAACGGCTCTCGGTGCTCAGACAGGACCATTTTGCTTTTGATGAACATACCGTGCTTGAGACCGTCATCATGGGGCATAAGGAGCTCTATTCCGTCAAAGCGGAACGGGACGCCATCTATGAGAAGAGTGATTTTACCGAGGAGGATGGTATTAGGGCGGCAGAGCTCGAGGGGCAGTTCGCCGATCTCGGCGGGTGGGAGGCAGAGGCAGAGGCCGGACAGCTTCTTTCCGGCCTTGGTATAGCGGAATCCCTACTTGAGACCAAAATGGGGGAGCTCGAACCTGGGGATAAGGTTCGAGTTCTTCTTGCCCAAGCCCTTTTCGGCAATCCCGATATTCTCCTCCTTGACGAGCCGACCAACCATCTTGATCTTGAGTCTATCAACTGGTTGGAAGATTTTCTTCTTCGCTTTTCCAACACCGTAATCGTTGTCAGCCACGATCGCCATTTTCTCAATACCGTTTGTACCCATATTGCCGATATCGACTTTGGGAAGATCCAGCTGTACGTCGGAAACTATGATTTCTGGTATATGTCCAGCCAGCTTGCTGCCAAACAGCGCAAGGATGAAAAGAAGAGGAGAGAGGATAAGTCTGCGGAATTGAAGGAGTTCATTCAGCGTTTTTCATCCAATGCAAGTAAGGCACGACAGGCAACCAGCAGAAAAAAACTTCTCGAAAAGCTGACCATTGACGACATCAAACCATCGAGCCGCCGTTTCCCCTATGTCGGTTTTAAGCCTGAGCGGGAGTGCGGAAAAAATGTCCTTGAAGTGAAGGGGCTTTCGGCCTCCTTTGAGGGAGAGAAGCTGTTCGAGAATCTCGATTTTGCCGTTAACAGAGGAGATAAGATTGCCTTTGTCGGCCCTATGCACCAGGCAAAGACCACCCTTTTCGATATTCTCAGCGGAAAAGCAGATCCCGACGCGGGAAGCTATGATTGGGGGGTAACCATCACCCCAAGTTACTTTCCAAAGAATAATATCTCCTTTTTTGAAAATGAGATGAACCTCACCGACTGGCTCCGGCAATTTACCGAAAGCGACGATGAGGCGTGGATCAGAGGCTTTCTCGGTCGTATGCTCTTTTCGGGCGATGAGGCCATGAAATCGGTTAAGGTGCTTTCCGGAGGGGAAAAGGTGCGTTGTATGCTCAGTAAGATGATGCTCAGCGGCGCAAATGTTCTGATCTTCGATGAACCGACCAATCACCTCGACCTCGAATCCATCACCGCCTTGAACAACGGCTTGATTGAGTTCCCCGAAGTCCTCCTTTTCACAAGCCACGACCATCAGTTCGTCCATACCATTGCCAACAGGATTATCGAATTTACTCCAAGCGGTATCATCGACAGGATGATGCCCTTCGACGACTATCTGGCCAGCGAGGATGTAAGGGCCGTCCGTGATCAGATGTACCACGAGCATCTCAGGTTGACAATCTGA
- the coaBC gene encoding bifunctional phosphopantothenoylcysteine decarboxylase/phosphopantothenate--cysteine ligase CoaBC, whose protein sequence is MSMNNHPSKDIIGTASDCLSGKRIALGICGSVGAVKSPELARQLMRHGADVYPVMTEAACGIIHPDLMEWATGHETITKLTGKIEHVALAGDVPEKIDLLLIAPSTANTIGKIAAGIDDTTVTTLATTAIGQGIPLLIVPAMHEPMWRHPMVVQNIASLRKLGISVLDPKIEEGKAKIPDPDTIFHAALPLLLQNSAPLSGKHVVVTAGRTVEYIDPVRVITNNASGRMGMAIARTAMLSGARVTVLAGKIGVKPPAGVELIRCDTSESLLAASKRILDKKDVDIYVAAAAVGDWQCDSVSSTKISTHGRKELNLTLTPTPKILDRIKELSPKTYLIAFRALHKVSEEELRKDALARMKKASADMIAVNDVSKEGSGFETETNQLHLFFKDGEEIDLPLSLKDAAARRLLLEAARRLGS, encoded by the coding sequence ATGAGCATGAATAATCATCCGTCGAAGGATATCATCGGCACTGCCAGCGATTGCCTTTCGGGCAAGAGGATTGCCCTTGGTATTTGCGGAAGTGTCGGAGCGGTGAAAAGTCCGGAACTGGCAAGACAACTTATGCGTCACGGTGCCGACGTTTACCCCGTCATGACCGAAGCCGCCTGCGGTATCATCCATCCCGACCTCATGGAGTGGGCAACAGGTCACGAAACCATCACAAAACTCACCGGCAAAATTGAACATGTCGCCCTTGCAGGGGATGTTCCGGAGAAGATTGACCTCCTTCTCATCGCGCCATCTACTGCCAATACCATCGGCAAGATCGCCGCAGGAATAGACGACACCACGGTGACGACCCTTGCGACGACCGCCATAGGTCAGGGTATTCCCCTTTTGATCGTCCCCGCCATGCATGAGCCAATGTGGCGTCATCCCATGGTGGTCCAAAACATTGCAAGCCTGAGAAAACTGGGAATCTCGGTTCTTGATCCAAAAATCGAAGAGGGAAAGGCGAAGATCCCCGATCCCGACACCATTTTTCACGCGGCCCTGCCTCTTTTGCTTCAGAACTCGGCCCCGCTCTCGGGAAAGCATGTCGTGGTCACGGCGGGAAGAACCGTAGAATATATCGATCCTGTTCGTGTGATCACAAACAACGCCTCCGGACGCATGGGAATGGCTATTGCCAGGACGGCAATGCTTTCGGGAGCCCGTGTAACGGTTCTTGCGGGAAAGATCGGTGTAAAGCCTCCCGCCGGCGTAGAGCTTATCAGGTGCGATACATCAGAATCTCTTCTTGCTGCCAGCAAACGGATCCTGGACAAAAAGGATGTCGATATCTATGTGGCGGCGGCAGCCGTTGGCGACTGGCAATGCGATTCGGTCTCGTCGACCAAAATATCGACCCACGGGAGAAAGGAGCTTAACCTCACCCTGACTCCGACCCCAAAGATACTCGACAGGATCAAGGAACTCTCTCCCAAAACCTACCTCATTGCCTTCAGGGCTCTGCATAAGGTGAGCGAGGAGGAGCTTCGTAAGGATGCGCTTGCGAGGATGAAAAAGGCGAGTGCCGATATGATTGCTGTCAACGATGTCTCAAAAGAGGGATCCGGTTTTGAGACAGAAACCAATCAGCTTCACCTCTTTTTCAAAGACGGAGAAGAGATCGACCTGCCCTTGAGCCTGAAAGATGCCGCAGCCAGGCGCCTGCTTCTTGAAGCTGCCCGGCGACTTGGTTCTTGA
- the mfnA gene encoding tyrosine decarboxylase MfnA, whose protein sequence is MEDTTEGIPLQGSGEADVLGALGRKLEGDLSFSGERILGSMCTLPHPTSAKVYEHYLDRNIGDPGLHPRLQQLERETIGMLGRLLGSRSAEGAIVTGGTEANLIALWAAKRKHREKRKVVLPESAHFSFDKAADIMDLDLCKIPVEDDGRVDLKRYLEAIDDKTMVLVAVAGTTGLGAVDPITEISDAATAWKLPLHVDAAFGGFVLPFLAEAGYTAPAFDFSLPGVSSITIDPHKMGRCAIPAGAIVFRNHDAAVASETEVSYLAGGKTRQRTIVGTRSGASVASIWATLHRLGRKGYVETVATCMENSCYLYDRLRSMSGVDAVIEPQMNVVGFSPTKHRRIDPDELARRLRGRGWALSLFPGFLRITVMPHVSRKMLDAFLHDLEEIIA, encoded by the coding sequence ATGGAAGATACGACAGAAGGAATTCCCCTTCAAGGCTCTGGGGAAGCCGATGTACTTGGTGCGCTGGGCAGAAAACTGGAGGGTGATCTCTCTTTTTCGGGAGAGCGAATTCTCGGATCGATGTGTACCCTTCCCCACCCCACCAGTGCAAAGGTCTATGAACATTATCTCGACCGAAATATAGGAGATCCGGGGCTGCATCCACGGCTTCAGCAGCTGGAGCGGGAAACAATCGGGATGCTGGGTCGTCTATTGGGAAGTCGGAGCGCGGAAGGCGCAATCGTCACGGGCGGAACAGAGGCAAACCTTATCGCCCTCTGGGCTGCCAAACGAAAACATAGAGAAAAACGGAAGGTGGTACTTCCCGAAAGTGCCCATTTCTCGTTCGACAAGGCCGCCGACATCATGGACCTTGATCTTTGTAAGATTCCGGTGGAGGATGACGGCAGGGTCGATCTGAAACGATATCTCGAAGCAATAGATGATAAGACCATGGTACTTGTGGCAGTTGCCGGGACAACAGGTCTCGGGGCGGTCGACCCTATCACCGAGATATCCGATGCGGCCACGGCATGGAAGCTTCCTCTCCACGTTGATGCCGCCTTCGGCGGATTTGTCCTGCCCTTCCTTGCCGAAGCAGGATACACCGCACCAGCCTTTGATTTCTCCCTGCCGGGTGTTAGCAGTATCACCATTGATCCACATAAAATGGGGCGCTGTGCCATTCCGGCCGGCGCTATTGTTTTTCGAAATCACGATGCTGCGGTGGCATCGGAAACCGAAGTGAGCTATCTTGCCGGAGGGAAAACACGACAGCGTACCATCGTGGGAACCAGATCCGGGGCCTCGGTGGCGTCGATTTGGGCCACGTTACATCGTCTTGGAAGAAAAGGCTATGTTGAAACCGTGGCAACGTGCATGGAAAACAGCTGTTATCTCTACGATCGATTACGCTCCATGAGCGGTGTAGATGCCGTAATCGAACCGCAAATGAACGTAGTAGGGTTCAGCCCCACAAAACATCGTAGGATCGATCCAGACGAGCTGGCCCGCCGACTGCGAGGTCGCGGCTGGGCCCTCAGCCTCTTCCCCGGCTTTCTCAGAATCACGGTAATGCCGCATGTAAGCAGAAAGATGTTGGATGCCTTTTTACATGACCTCGAGGAGATAATAGCATGA
- the panB gene encoding 3-methyl-2-oxobutanoate hydroxymethyltransferase: protein MNRILQWQEKHKVTESKTPIVMITAYDATFASICQEAKADWILVGDTLGMVVQGKNETKGVTVEHMAYHTAMVRRGAPDMPVVADMPYGSFSNAALALENGKRLMDAGGDAVKFEGADTVVCEALSSAGIPVMGHLGLLPQTAENFRVQGKDAESAAVMIEDAKRLEEHGAFSIVLECIPESLAERISAAVSIPTIGIGAGARCGGQVLVINDMLGLTSGHLAKFVKTYADLRTTIRSAVSSYGEDVRSGSFPDAAHTYH from the coding sequence ATGAATAGAATTCTGCAGTGGCAAGAAAAGCATAAAGTAACGGAAAGTAAAACGCCTATCGTGATGATCACCGCCTATGACGCAACCTTTGCATCCATCTGTCAGGAGGCGAAGGCGGACTGGATTCTCGTCGGCGATACCCTTGGTATGGTTGTTCAGGGAAAAAACGAGACCAAAGGGGTGACGGTCGAACACATGGCCTACCACACCGCTATGGTACGCCGTGGGGCACCGGATATGCCGGTTGTTGCCGATATGCCCTACGGCTCCTTTTCGAACGCCGCCTTGGCCCTCGAAAATGGTAAGAGGCTGATGGACGCGGGAGGGGACGCAGTAAAATTCGAAGGAGCCGATACTGTCGTTTGTGAGGCCCTTAGCTCTGCGGGAATTCCCGTAATGGGGCATCTCGGACTGCTTCCGCAGACAGCGGAAAATTTCAGGGTTCAGGGCAAGGATGCCGAGTCCGCCGCAGTCATGATAGAAGATGCAAAAAGACTTGAAGAGCACGGCGCTTTTTCCATTGTCCTCGAATGTATCCCCGAGTCCCTTGCCGAACGAATAAGCGCGGCGGTCTCGATTCCCACCATAGGTATCGGGGCGGGAGCGCGATGCGGCGGCCAGGTGCTTGTCATAAACGATATGTTGGGACTCACCAGCGGGCATCTTGCTAAATTTGTCAAAACCTATGCAGATCTTAGAACAACAATTCGCTCGGCCGTATCTTCCTACGGGGAAGATGTTCGTAGCGGCAGTTTCCCGGACGCCGCTCACACCTATCACTAA
- a CDS encoding 4-phosphopantoate--beta-alanine ligase: MSEFLPKDHPRYESIRMREHLVDMVDAKVLAPEGLIAHGRGEAFDYLIGEKTPDCVLGPIRAAAAALLTAERPIISLNGNAAALCPEAMVELAEATGAKLEINLFYRSRERIEAITKLMEKAGAREILGTDEARQGQIPEIGSERKRVDSEGILIADTVFVPLEDGDRTEALVKMGKRVITIDLNPLSRTSRTASISIMDHIVRAVPAMTRAAIELKKLNKTECLTVLDGFDNDKAFAEALRFISARLKALAGDAS, translated from the coding sequence ATGAGTGAATTTTTACCGAAAGATCATCCCCGGTATGAATCGATTCGGATGAGGGAACACCTTGTCGATATGGTCGATGCAAAGGTCCTTGCCCCCGAAGGATTGATTGCCCACGGGCGGGGAGAGGCCTTTGATTATTTGATAGGAGAAAAAACTCCCGACTGTGTGCTGGGACCGATCAGGGCTGCGGCAGCGGCACTTTTGACTGCTGAGCGGCCGATCATTTCTCTAAATGGAAATGCTGCTGCTCTTTGTCCCGAAGCGATGGTCGAGCTTGCCGAAGCTACCGGGGCAAAACTGGAGATTAATCTTTTTTACCGCAGCAGGGAGCGGATAGAGGCCATTACAAAGCTAATGGAAAAGGCCGGGGCAAGAGAAATCCTCGGCACCGATGAAGCCCGCCAAGGTCAAATTCCGGAGATAGGCAGCGAACGCAAGCGGGTCGATTCGGAGGGAATCTTAATTGCCGATACTGTCTTTGTTCCCCTTGAGGATGGAGACAGGACCGAGGCCCTTGTGAAGATGGGTAAACGGGTTATCACCATTGATCTGAATCCCCTGAGCCGCACCAGCAGAACCGCCTCGATCTCTATTATGGATCATATCGTCAGAGCGGTCCCGGCAATGACCAGGGCGGCGATCGAACTCAAAAAACTAAACAAAACCGAATGTCTGACCGTTCTCGACGGATTCGACAATGACAAGGCCTTTGCAGAGGCCCTGCGTTTTATTTCGGCCAGACTTAAAGCCCTTGCGGGAGATGCATCATGA
- a CDS encoding pantoate kinase yields the protein MITAKAFSPGHITGLFSIRDDEDSIDSKGSIGAGFSIARGVTTTVTLSSASQSGGDSAEEKTIYRSNGEERSDLVVSKRLIALFQDAALLKDVVIREISHSIEIPQGSGFGSSGAGALSLALALNRALGSPLSAEEAGTMAHRAEVLCKTGLGTVIGEFCGGVEIRRKPGAPGTGEVVSIPISGDLNLLFVVYRKISTSSALSDPDIRRRINDTGEKLIEDLLRTPTLEAFLWASRAFDERSGLITPEVRRLFDHFDAIGTPTAMLMFGNAAFALFPDRESAEAEAQALSRSEEKGYLFTTTSSKQGGCVIHE from the coding sequence ATGATTACTGCAAAGGCTTTTTCCCCAGGACATATAACGGGACTCTTTTCCATACGGGACGATGAGGATTCAATAGACAGCAAGGGCTCGATCGGGGCCGGTTTTTCCATTGCAAGAGGGGTAACGACCACGGTCACGCTCTCCTCCGCTTCACAGTCCGGAGGCGACAGTGCCGAGGAGAAGACAATCTACCGTTCAAACGGCGAAGAACGTAGCGACCTTGTGGTAAGCAAGAGGCTCATCGCTCTCTTTCAAGATGCCGCCCTTTTGAAGGATGTTGTCATCAGAGAAATATCTCATTCGATCGAAATTCCGCAAGGCAGCGGCTTCGGAAGCAGCGGAGCAGGGGCTCTCAGCCTGGCGCTGGCTCTTAACCGAGCCCTTGGTTCTCCCCTCTCCGCAGAGGAGGCAGGTACAATGGCCCATCGCGCCGAAGTCCTGTGTAAGACAGGACTCGGAACGGTCATTGGTGAATTCTGTGGCGGTGTTGAAATTCGCAGGAAACCGGGGGCTCCCGGAACAGGCGAGGTGGTATCGATACCCATTTCCGGCGATCTCAACCTTCTTTTCGTCGTCTATCGTAAAATTTCGACAAGTTCCGCCCTCTCGGATCCCGATATCAGGCGACGTATCAACGATACCGGTGAAAAGCTGATCGAAGATCTTCTTCGCACTCCGACGCTCGAAGCCTTTCTCTGGGCAAGTAGGGCCTTTGATGAACGTTCAGGGCTCATTACCCCCGAAGTGCGCAGGCTTTTCGATCACTTCGACGCAATTGGGACGCCTACGGCAATGCTAATGTTCGGGAATGCCGCCTTTGCCTTGTTTCCCGACAGGGAGAGTGCCGAAGCAGAGGCGCAGGCTCTTTCCAGAAGCGAGGAAAAGGGGTATCTTTTTACCACTACCTCGTCGAAACAGGGAGGATGTGTTATCCATGAGTGA
- a CDS encoding outer membrane protein assembly factor BamB family protein: MRKFGSLLLIILLYALSLVSADPLSFEQKKIAVGGRVTGCLAARLVPAFWFTSRDRYLYRYREGDEAPVRCRLPDRAASSPVEGAEGKIYLLLEDGRLFAATPGCIGAWFFQNPKGFLSPMAGEGDGTLYLAGKGGGLFAVAHTGRLRWSLQLPSQPRSGPVLVRTKTGERLIVVSCEGRRSYAYGTDGVLRWTFLSAGEVLFPKSDGRRLFLPTDAGTITAVDDSGVLIWEHQLPALAADCAVDVKRGLLFIADRLGNVTCLDATSGTAVWEFPAGRAIFSLVVLPDSHPAEREKEAALAICAEAGGIVFTDEAGRVLNRISTPAPAAPLSTDGRGLLLFGGSDWLFRLYRFSSGSSASQDAEDEGEPKPLFSIKEPPFDFHYLQSIASSADRNGQVAALAEIQDRLESGKPDRGSSYLPILLHYFASAAIDSPIREGGALRNDFPTLRITAVRMLARYGHPSASRVLSRLIRYEWDPSVRIAAYHALRTLLDDPEGDARAAVRDRLSSMVNSRKDEQEVSAASDALFYLAAYHGGLEEKDLELLLAVAYGPFGRETRSSVLDTLRQGGKRRLY; encoded by the coding sequence GTGAGAAAATTCGGAAGCCTGCTTCTCATTATCCTGTTGTATGCTCTCTCCCTCGTTTCCGCCGATCCACTCTCTTTTGAACAAAAGAAGATTGCGGTGGGCGGGCGGGTCACGGGGTGCCTTGCCGCAAGGCTTGTACCGGCGTTCTGGTTTACCTCGCGCGACCGCTACCTCTACCGATATCGCGAGGGGGATGAGGCCCCTGTTCGATGCAGGCTTCCCGATAGGGCCGCTTCATCTCCGGTAGAAGGGGCCGAGGGGAAGATCTATCTTCTGCTGGAGGACGGCAGGCTTTTCGCGGCCACTCCCGGCTGTATCGGGGCCTGGTTCTTTCAAAACCCAAAGGGATTTCTTTCTCCCATGGCGGGGGAAGGGGACGGGACGCTCTACTTAGCGGGGAAAGGTGGAGGCCTTTTTGCCGTGGCCCATACCGGAAGGCTTCGCTGGTCTTTGCAGCTTCCCTCCCAGCCTCGGAGTGGACCGGTACTTGTACGAACCAAGACGGGGGAGAGACTCATCGTGGTCTCATGCGAGGGGCGTAGAAGCTATGCCTATGGTACCGACGGGGTCCTGCGATGGACCTTTCTCTCTGCCGGCGAGGTCCTTTTTCCCAAAAGCGATGGAAGGCGACTTTTTTTACCGACGGATGCGGGAACCATTACTGCGGTGGATGATAGCGGCGTTCTTATCTGGGAGCACCAACTGCCTGCTCTCGCGGCCGACTGTGCCGTCGATGTGAAACGGGGGCTGCTCTTTATCGCCGATAGGCTTGGCAATGTCACATGCCTCGATGCCACCTCAGGTACTGCTGTCTGGGAATTCCCTGCAGGTCGTGCCATCTTTTCCCTTGTGGTTCTTCCCGATTCTCATCCTGCGGAGAGGGAAAAAGAGGCAGCCCTTGCCATCTGTGCAGAGGCCGGCGGGATCGTCTTCACGGATGAAGCAGGCAGGGTTCTCAACCGGATTTCAACCCCTGCACCGGCGGCTCCTCTTTCGACGGATGGGCGAGGTCTTCTTCTCTTCGGGGGAAGTGATTGGCTTTTTCGCCTCTATCGTTTTTCTTCCGGTTCCTCAGCCTCTCAAGACGCCGAGGACGAGGGAGAACCGAAACCTCTTTTTTCGATAAAAGAGCCTCCCTTTGACTTTCATTATCTTCAATCCATTGCAAGCTCTGCAGATCGCAACGGCCAGGTCGCCGCTTTGGCGGAAATACAAGATCGACTTGAGTCCGGAAAACCAGATCGCGGCAGCTCCTATCTTCCTATACTGCTTCACTATTTTGCAAGCGCCGCCATTGATTCTCCGATCAGGGAGGGGGGAGCCCTTCGAAATGATTTTCCCACTCTCCGCATTACCGCCGTCAGGATGCTTGCTCGATACGGACATCCCTCTGCTTCCCGAGTCCTGTCACGTTTGATCCGGTATGAGTGGGATCCTTCGGTCCGTATTGCCGCCTATCACGCATTACGTACCCTGTTGGACGACCCGGAAGGCGATGCAAGGGCTGCGGTTCGGGACCGCTTGTCTTCGATGGTCAATAGTAGAAAGGATGAGCAGGAGGTCTCTGCCGCCAGCGATGCGCTTTTTTACCTCGCCGCCTACCATGGGGGTCTGGAAGAGAAGGATCTTGAGCTGTTGCTTGCCGTTGCCTACGGCCCCTTTGGAAGGGAAACGCGGTCATCGGTGCTGGATACCCTTCGACAGGGCGGAAAAAGACGATTATACTAA
- a CDS encoding P83/100 family protein, translating to MMKGFPHLTMRFVGLVVALSAALLLPLSAQEVATGELFTVKAGSVEFLNYEGPHQKIESAGQIRGIGAAMAEGRSSSYLGKYRIISIVPSSPDVLGADIVEILDGALVDHIDNVRRILSGFVAAKYGYDQEKADTIALFTTYYNAVHRGDLEYVRSRYTEAVLSRLDEKKMGISTSYKEWPGNTQMLIPLSLDGTGSARISADTVGGDEVVQELRSDESKQGLDDRKSMVELREDQLEEDKAATAEERNQLEEDTVDLQQKQEAAEAQQEEIDRRQDEVASALEGAEPGSTKEAELKGQQEELAKQEEQVQAAKQELEEQQQALDKQEEQVAAKEKEQASREEAIGQERDRIAGDEQKTIAEEEAAARQRAAGATAPGFTFMHVREENGIILSSMVIYDSESGKERGRSAVNAIRGRKVYPVSGAYLAVVGMDAPPKAVKLMLLNSDDLSVSSESEQHLYGESWVLLDNQRAYVVASFDGIWKIAAFDSGNLSLLAQSDVEVDPNTVIQKTGKNIIVESRDGSLLKLDPEGLSVVQ from the coding sequence ATGATGAAAGGATTTCCGCATCTGACGATGCGTTTTGTCGGTCTGGTAGTGGCCCTCTCGGCCGCACTCCTCCTACCGCTTTCGGCGCAGGAAGTGGCAACCGGTGAGCTTTTCACCGTCAAGGCCGGAAGTGTTGAGTTCCTGAACTACGAGGGGCCTCATCAGAAGATTGAGAGTGCCGGTCAGATTCGGGGAATAGGTGCGGCTATGGCCGAGGGGAGAAGTTCCTCCTATCTCGGAAAATATCGCATCATCTCGATAGTTCCGAGCTCTCCCGATGTGCTGGGTGCCGATATCGTTGAAATACTTGATGGGGCGCTTGTCGACCATATTGATAATGTGAGGCGCATCCTTTCCGGTTTTGTGGCCGCAAAGTACGGCTATGACCAGGAGAAGGCCGATACGATTGCGCTTTTTACCACCTACTATAATGCGGTTCACCGTGGTGATCTTGAATATGTTCGTTCCCGCTACACCGAGGCGGTCCTCTCCCGTTTGGATGAGAAGAAGATGGGAATCTCCACGAGCTACAAAGAGTGGCCGGGAAATACCCAGATGCTTATCCCTCTATCGCTGGATGGAACGGGGAGTGCCCGGATTTCCGCCGATACCGTAGGTGGGGATGAAGTTGTCCAGGAACTTCGAAGCGATGAATCGAAACAAGGGCTTGATGATCGGAAATCGATGGTGGAGTTGCGGGAAGATCAGCTTGAAGAAGATAAGGCAGCCACCGCAGAAGAGCGAAATCAGCTTGAAGAGGATACAGTTGATCTGCAGCAGAAACAAGAGGCTGCGGAGGCTCAGCAGGAGGAGATTGACCGTCGTCAGGACGAGGTTGCTTCGGCCCTTGAAGGGGCGGAACCTGGCAGTACAAAGGAGGCTGAGCTAAAGGGGCAGCAGGAGGAGCTGGCGAAGCAGGAAGAGCAGGTTCAGGCGGCCAAACAGGAGCTCGAAGAGCAGCAGCAGGCGCTGGATAAACAGGAAGAACAGGTTGCCGCCAAGGAGAAAGAGCAGGCCAGTCGGGAAGAGGCAATCGGGCAGGAGCGCGATCGGATTGCAGGGGATGAGCAAAAGACGATTGCAGAAGAGGAGGCTGCCGCCCGCCAAAGGGCCGCCGGTGCAACTGCTCCGGGGTTTACCTTTATGCATGTACGGGAGGAAAACGGGATTATCCTTTCCTCAATGGTTATCTACGACTCTGAAAGCGGAAAAGAGCGGGGACGCTCCGCTGTCAATGCCATTCGCGGTAGAAAAGTCTATCCTGTCTCGGGTGCTTATCTTGCCGTTGTCGGCATGGATGCCCCTCCCAAGGCTGTGAAGCTGATGCTCTTGAATAGTGATGATCTTTCCGTGTCTTCGGAAAGTGAACAGCATCTCTACGGAGAAAGCTGGGTGTTGTTAGACAATCAGCGTGCATATGTGGTGGCATCCTTTGACGGAATATGGAAGATAGCTGCCTTCGACAGTGGCAATCTGAGCTTGTTGGCACAGTCCGATGTTGAGGTTGACCCGAATACGGTCATTCAGAAAACAGGAAAGAATATCATTGTAGAAAGCCGGGATGGATCACTTCTGAAGCTCGATCCCGAGGGCCTTTCCGTGGTTCAATAG